AGTAGCGGCATCGGTTTTGTTGCAGGGACTGACTGCCTTGTTTCTCTCCCATGAGACCTTCCCTCTCAATCAACAACATACGGCGCTGATTCATGCCGCCGCTGGTGGAGTGGGTTTTCTGCTGGTTCAAATGGCAAAGTTGCGGGGAGCGAGGGTGATTGGTACTGTTTCTTCGGCAGCCAAGGCTCTGCTGGCGTTTCAGGCTGGTGCTGACAAGGTGATTCGATACGACCGCGAGAATTTTGTCGATGGGGTGATGGATTTCACTGCGGGTCAAGGGGTTGACGTGGTGTATGATTCGGTGGGTCTGAGAACCTTTGAAGATAGCTTAAAAGCCTTGAAAAATCGCGGTTTGCTGGTTGCTTGTGGGCAAGCGAGTGGAGAAGTGCCGCCGGTAGCCTTGAATCGTCTGCTGGGGTGTCGCGCTTCTGAGCGAGGCTCTTTTTATTTGACTCGCCCGGTCATTCGCCATTATATTTCCGATCCCATGGCTTTGAACCAACAGGCATCTTTACTTTTTGACTATTTGAGCTTAGGAAAGATTCAGCCTCCCTGTTATCAAATCTATTCTTTAGAGCAAGCAAAAGAAGCCCATTACGCCTTAGAAAGTCGGCAGGTTACGGGGAAGTTACTGCTGAAGAGTTAAGCAATGTGATACTAAATCCCGTTGTGATCCCCCACTTTTGTGTATATTATTGACATTTGAGTTGTGGACAATTGAAAGCACAATAGGTGATATATAGCGGTTCTCGCATCTGTGCGGCACACTTAAACCTTTGCTGATTAAGCTGTTCAGGATCGGGAATGTACCTCTTGTGAATCAGAAACGCTATATATAGCCAACCTAGATGAGTTGTCAAAAGGCATCAAATCTTTTAGGGTGTAGGGTGTGGGGTGTAGGGTGTAGGGTGTAGGGTGTGGGGTGTCGGAAGAATAAATAGAAATAATCTCCTGTCTTCTGTCGACCGTCTCCTGTCTCCTGACGACCGACTCCTAACCCCACCAACAAACTTTTTGCTATCAGCTTAATTTTCTTCCTGCACTTCTGGGGTTGGTTGTGGTAAACGAGCGATAAAATCTTTCATTTGGGGATGATTAAACATTTTCTCCGTATCTTGCAGAAGACGTTTACCCCAGAGATTTTCCTCTAAAAATTCCAGACTGACATAACGACTATCGCTAGTGAGAGCGGCCTGAGCTAATTTGATGCCCTCCTCAGTTTTCCCTTGACTATAAACAGCCACCGCAATAGCTAACTGAGGTTCCGGCTGTTTAGGATCGATTTTCAAAGCGGCCCGCCAATCTTTCAGAGCGGCTTCCTTGTCACCCTGTTCGTATTTAACTAAACCGATATTATTAATAGCCGGCCAAAAACTTTTATCTTGACTAACAGCTTTTTCGTAAGCTGCAATCGCCGCAGGATATTGTGCTAACTTGAGATAGGAATTACCGAGATCAAAAAGAGCAGGGGAGATATCGGGTTTCATTTGCAAACCCGCTTCAATTTGGGCAATAGCAGACTTGTAATCTTGATTCTGAAAATAGGCGCTACCGAGGGAAAATTTAATATTAGCGTGGGCATCGGCGGGAGCAAGGGACAAAGATTGATTTAATGCCTCGATGCCGGGTTGCACCTGATCGTCTTGCAGATATAAACTACCGAGAATAAACCAAGTTTGATAGAGATGGGGGGCTAACTGGACTGCTAACTTGGCCCTGGAAAGGGCTGCATCGGTACGACGAAAACGAGCCAATTGGATGGCATCCTCAGCGATTTCAATTCCCGCTTGTTCCATCTGTTCTAACTCCGGTTCGATGGCGTAGGGGAGTAGTGCTTGGGAAAAAGCCGGCGGGCTGCCAGCGACGAAAAAAATGAGCAAAGAAATGATTAATCTAAGTTTTGGCACAGTTTACCCCCGCGATAAGCCTTTTTAAATCAGTCTATCTCGCTTGGGAGTTGTTGGCGAAAGAAACAACAAAGGCAACTCTAGAGACGTTAGTATATAACCAATTAACTTTTGGCTGATCGATGGCAATAACCGTGTTGGGAAAATCAAATCGCCCCCTATTTTGGATATTCGGACTCATGGCTAGTGGTTTTCTGGCGGTGGGAGTGGTTTCTTATCGCTTACTGCAAACCCCTCCTCCTGCCCTAGAATTGGCGAAAATGACCGTTCCTGCTCAACGGGAAACCCTCGCTGTGGAAATTAAAGCTAGTGGTAGGGTGGAACCAATCCAAAGTGTCAACATTAGCCCGAAAAACCCCGGCCGATTAGTGCGATTATTGGTAGATCAGGGCATGATCGTTAAAAAGGGACAAACCCTCGCCGTCATGGATAATTTAGAGGTGTATGCCCAGGGGATGCAGTCAGAAGCGCATCTGCGGGAAGCTCTAGCCAATCTGGAACAGGCTAAACGCAGCATTCCCGAAGATATCCGGCAATTACAGGCCCGATTTTATCAGGCCCAGGCCAGTTATAAGCAATTAGAAGCCCGTTTAGCTCAGGCCAAAGAAAGAATTCCTAAAGATTTAGACCAGCTGCAAGCTCAGGTACAAGCAGCCCAATCCCGTTTTCGACTAGCAGAAAATCGGGTTAAACGCAATGAAAATTTAGTCCGGGAAGGGGCGATCGCTCAAGACCAATTTGATGCCGTCCTCAATGAATATCTCAACGCTAAAGCCAATTTAGACGAATCGATCCGTCGTTTGGAACAAGCGGATAAAACCGCTTCCCCAGAAGTGGCCGGAATTGAGCAGGAAATGATAGGAGCGGCAGCAGCGATCGCAGAAGCGAAATTTGCCCTCGAACAACGCCAAAAAACCCAAGAAACCGAGCTGGCTCGACTAGAATCATCTGTAGCGGCTGCTAGGGCTGATTTAGAGCAAATCAAGATTCAATACCGCGATACGGTCATTACTGCTCCCTTTGATGGCATCGTCACCCAAAAATACGCCACCGAGGGTTCTTTTGTCACTCCCACCACTTCGGCCTCCAGTACCGCTTCCGCCACTTCCACCTCGATTATCGCCTTGGCATCGGGATTGGAAGTGATTGCTAAAGTGCCGGAAGTAGATGTGGGTTTATTGCAGCGCGGCCAACCAGTGCGAATTGTCGCCGATGCTTTTCCTGAAGAAGTCTTTGAAGGTCGAGTTATTCTTGTGGCTCCTGAAGCAATTATCGAGGATAATGTCACCTCTTTTGAGGTCAGAATCGGTTTGGTGACGGGACGGGACAAACTCAGATCGAAAATGAATGTGGATGTAACTTTTGTCGGCCAGCAGTTAGATAATGCCCTCGTTGTGCCGACTGTCGCCATTGTCACCCGGGAAGGCAAGTCAGGGGTTTTAGTTCCCGATGCCGAAAATAAACCCAGTTTTAAACCCGTTTCGATCGGTTTGGTCTTGGACGATAAAACCCAAATTTTATCAGGTTTGGAAGCCGGAGAAAAGGTCTTTATCGATCTCCCCGAAGGGGCCGAAGATACCTCGAAAACTAATAAAAAATCTCAATAATTTTTCTTAACAAATATCTCCAAATTGTCTTTTTTATGATCGGGTAGGATTCAGGAGTCAGGATTCAGGAGACAGGATTCAGGAGACAGGAGGTTATTTTATTTATTCTCCCCACACCCCACACCCCACACCCCACACCCCACACCCAACTGATAACTGATATGTTTATCATCGAAAGTTTAAAAATGGCCGTCTCCACCCTAAGGGCCAATAAAGTGCGTAGCGGCCTGACCATGTTAGGAATTATTATCGGTAACGCTTCGGTGGTGGCCATGATCGGTATTGGCCAAGGGGCGCAAACCTTAGCCAATGACCAGTTTGCTAACTTGGGACCCAATACTCTTTTTGTGGTGCCGGGGTCGCGACAAGCACGCAATACCACTGTTAATTTACCGAAAACCCTAGTTTTAGCTGATGCTCATGCGATCGCCGAACAGGTTCCCACCGTCGCTGAAGTCGCCCCGGAAATAAACGCTCGTTTCCTGATTTCCTATCGTAATCGCAACATGACGGCTCTAGTCACGGGAAGCACCCCAGAATACGCTTCTGTCCGCAATTTTACCCTGGAAAAAGGTCGTTTTATCAATAATATCGATCTAGCCCGCAACAAACGGGTAACGGTGATCGGCACTGAAGTGGCAGCGCAACTTTTCCCCACCCAAAATCCCCTCGGTCAACAGCTGCGGATCAAAAATCTCAGTTTTGAGGTGATCGGGATTTTAGAGGCGAAAGGCTCCTTTTTTGGCAATAATCAGGATGAAATGCTGATTATTCCCCTTAGTACCATGAACTCGCAACTGGTGGGCAAAACCGGACCCTACGGTGTCGAGTTGAGTTGGATTAGTCTCACCGCGCGATCGGGGGAGGAAATCCGCGCCGCTAAGTTCCAAATCCAGAATCTCCTGCGTTTACGCCATAAAATCGTCGCTGAGGATGATTTTCGCGTCGAAACTGCTAAACAGATGATCGAAATCTTCGGCACGATTACCAAGGGTCTAACCCTACTTTTGGCTCTAATCGCCGGTATTTCCCTGATTGTCGGTGGTATCGGGGTGATGAATATTATGCTGGTTTCGGTTTCGGAAAGAACCGGGGAAATCGGACTAAGAAAAGCGATCGGAGCCAGAGAACAGGATATTCTCTTACAATTCCTGATTGAATCAACTCTCGTTTCCATCGCCGGCGGTGCGCTTGGCATTCTCTTCGGTGCAGGAGCGATCGTTCTCGTCTCCAGTTTCTCTCCCCTGGCTGCCACTGTTTCCGCCAGCGCCGTCGCCCTGTCTTTGAGCGTTTCCACGGGTATCGGTCTCTTTTTCGGCGTTTTTCCCGCCTATCGTGCCTCTAAATTGGAACCGATTGTCGCTCTCAGAAGTGTCTAATGTTTTAAGGTTTTTTCGGGGACGTTTTTGGCAAGGATTGCCTTTATAGCTAAGTTGGGGTCTAATGTGTGGGACGGATTTTATAATCCCGATAACGACGATAATCATTAAGAATGCGATCGTGATCAAAGCATAAAGGTTGGGGGAATTCCCAGAGATGAAAAATCCCGACTTTTTTGGCATCATCGGCAGCGATCGGTTTTCCTTTTGCCGTGGCGATAAAAACGATACTAATGGTGTGTTGACGCGGATCGCGGTTAGGATCGGAATAGACGTGAAATTGCTCGATTAACTGCACCTCTAAACTGATTTCCTCGTAAGCTTCCCGAATGGCCGCCTTTTCCACCGATTCACCGTAGTCCACGAATCCCCCCGGAATTGCCCAACCAAAGGGCGGATTTTTTCTCTCAATTAGTACGATCGGACGATGGGGCGAGTCGATCAGTTCGATGATAATATCAACAGTAGGGGCAGGATTGCGATAGGTTGTCATTTTTTTCAGTTGTCAGTGAACATTTATCGGTAATCTGTGAATAATTTCATTTAAGACTCATAACCTTAAAATCGAATGCTTTCTAACCAGTCACTGATCAGGGATCACTAATAAGGAGGAGAATAAAAGTTGTTAGAAAATGCCAAGAAAATTACGGTTATAGGTGGGGGAATTTGGGGGCAAACTCTCGCTAATTTGGCTAGACGTAATCACTTAGCTGTTAGGGTTTGGTCTCGTCATACTGGGGAAGATTTAGGGGCTATTATAGCAGATACTGATGTAATTATTTCAGCAGTTTCGATTAAAGGAGTTGTTCCCACGATCGAACAATTACAGCAATTACAATTAAATTCTTCCACAATTATCGTCACCGCCACTAAAGGATTAGAGCCAATCACCACTCGTACTCCTTTTCATCTCTGGAATCAAGCTTTTCCCGCTAATCCCCTTGTGGTTCTTTCTGGTCCCAATTTAGCTAAAGAAATTAATCAAGGTTTACCCGCTGCGACGGTGGTAGCAAGTTATGTGCAAAAAGCAGCGATATTGTTACAAAAATTATTATCTGGGGAATCTTTTCGGGTTTATCTGAATAGCGATCCCTTGGGGACTGAGTTAGGTGGCACTCTTAAAAATGTCATGGCGATCGCTTCTGGGGTTTGTGATGGTTTACAGTTAGGTACTAATGCCAAATCTGCCCTATTAACTCGCGCTTTACCGGAAATAATTCGGGTGGGAACTTGTCTAGGAGGTTGTCAAGAAACTTTCTTCGGTTTATCGGGTTTAGGGGATTTATTAGCTACCTGTAATAGTCCTTTATCCCGCAATTATCAAGTGGGTTATCAATTAGCTTTAGGTTTATCTTTGCCTGAGATTTTAGGGAAGTTAGAGGGAACTGCCGAGGGAATAAATACCACAGAAGTTTTGATGAGAATTGCCCAAGAAAAAAATTTATATGTACCGATTACCTGTCAAGTTGATCGTCTTTTGCGCGGGGAAATTTCTCCCCAAGTTGCCGTTTATGAATTAATGCGTCGGGATCTAAAAGCAGAATTTGATTAAGAAACAAGAGATTTTTTAGTAAACAGTAAAAAGTAATCCGTGAGGGGTTAGCGAGTGGGGAAATGATGCCAAATCTGGTTATAATTCACATTTACCAGAAACGCTATATTCATTTCAATCATTCCGAAATAACTAAATAAACTTCTAATCCTCTTTGACCTTCTTTGTCAAATTTTAAGCCTATTTCAGAATCTTTTATCTCTCTGATTGGAATTCTTCGGCGAGGGGTATTTTTGCCATTTTTATTAATTTGAATACTTTCAATAATAGCATTTTGACATATTTTTTTATTTTCACTGACTAAAAAAACTTTTTTACCGACTTCTAGTCTTTTATTGGGTTCCTGTGGCTCATCTGATATTTTGATAGCACAGGCTTTTTTTTGTTGATACCAATTGACAATTTCACCGAGCTTTTGAAGCTTTCCTATCTTTTTCTTCCTATCAACAAAGCAATAAAGAACTAATTCACTCATAGCTTGACATATAGCTTCGACAAAATCACATAATTGTAGTAACTCATTGGCATTAAGAACGGTATCTATTTCTTTACCATGAGCAGAATTATTACGAAGTTCTATAAAATTCTTTAATTCATTTTCCACACTACCCCTACTATTATTGTCAATAAAATTCTTAACTTCTTTATGATTTTCTATCCATTGCCAAGAATCAGTTGCAGATATGCCAGCATCGACTAAAAGTCTGGTTAATTGATCTTTTCTCAGATTAGCTTCATGTAACAAAAAAGCAGCTGATGTGAGATTATATTTAGTTGTATTTTTGTATTCAGTATCAAATAAATTTTTGATAATGTCCCTCTCTGAAAGAGAATCGAAGCGATTTCTTTTATTTTCATTGCCCAGTAATGTAGCACAACCAGTCTGATGCTTATTTCTTACAGATTCAGGTAAATCTTGATAGCAACTATATAATTGAGGCAGCAAAATAATCCAATCTCCCACTAGATTTTCGACAAAATTTTCGTAAAGAGCATATAACCTTGTGATAGATGAACAATGATCGTTAACTAGCCACTTGTCTCCTAAAGGAGCATTTGCTTGAAGATATTTTAAGTCTTCTGTGTTGAGTTGTGAAGGATTATCCGCAATAATTTCTCTAAGTTTTTCACTGATATTAATTATTGATCGAATGGTCTTTATCTCATCCTTTAGGTTATTTAAAAGTCCTTCAAACATTCTCAAATACTCTGCTTAAGAACTCGTTGAATCAGAGAATCAAAAATTTGAATACGAGCTTTAAAATCATCTTTGGTATCCCCTTCTCCGGTGAAAAGTCCTTTTTTTAATTTTTTATCTTGATGAGTAATTCCCTGGGAATCTTGAGTAAATAAGCTGATAGTTTCATCAATTATCGCTGATTTTCTAGTAATTAATTCTTGATAATCAGATAAATGGTTACTGAAACTGATCATCACTGCATCATAGTAAACTTTATAAGCTTTCGATTTATGTGTTTTGGTTTTACTATCGAAAGGCTTGAATAACTGATCCTGATAAATGTTAGATACTAACTCTATAGTTTGGTTAAATACTTGCTCGAACTCTTGGATATTCTCGTCGGAAAAATTAAGACTTTTTTTCATCATATAATTATCCAGATAGTTAGATAAATTACCTGTATATTTGTCAATATCCCTCAGGGCAAAAAAACGGAGGATTAATTCTACATCTTCCATCTTTTTATAAAATCGATTTTTTTTTAGTTCTTCTTTATCATCAATAGGAATATCCCAAGCTTTAGCAAAAATAGTATTCTCAGAAAGCTTTAATAAAAGTTCATTGAATTTCCCAGAGTAAAGACAGTTTCTTATTTCTTGTCGACTCAAAGATACACCTCCTGTATTGAGGCGTTCAAAAACCAGTTGTTTTAAAGATAAAGCTTCCTCTGTATCCGATAGAGACTCGGTAATAACAACTATAGTTGAAATGGCTCGTCGATTGATACCATCTTTGATTTTTGCAGGAAGACTTTCATAGGTTCTTCCTTCTAATTCAGGCCAGATCTCTAACCCTGTTAATTTTAATTTGTTATTATAAAAATTCTCAATTGCTGTGATTCTTTGTTGACCATCCATTACTTGATATGAGTTATAGGAAGTTTCATAGAGAATCAGAGGAGGTACGGGAATATTCATCAAAAAAGATTCAATTAGTCTCGATTGTTTTTGTGCGTCCCAGCGATCCCGTCTCTGATAGAAAGGACGCTTTTTCACATAGTTAGGTTTATTTAAAGACTCAGCAAAACTAGGCAATTTTTCTCGATTCATTTCTAATAATATTCTTCGTTCACCTTGTTCATATTTTTCATTAATTTCATTATCTGATAATTTTTTAACATCCTTTCGGGAACGTTTTTGCCAAGGATTTGTTTTAGTTTGTGAGATTGTCATAATTTCCCACCAGAGGGGTACAAATTGATATGACCAGACTTACCTCATTCATTTTTAAGCATAGACTGAGGATATATACGAGAATTAAGAGTTATTGGTAATCTTCCCAGATAACTCTCAAAAGTTAATTCTCTTAAATTGACAACTGGTCACTGATAACTGGTCACTGATAACTGATTAGGATTTTTGGCTGAAATAGGCCTCTAGCGCCTCATTGATGATTTGATTCATCGGCCGTTTTTCCGTTTCCGAAGCTTCCTTGAGACGGACAAACATATCATCGGGGACGCTGACACGGTTTTGATTTTTACGCACGCGTTTGGGTTTTGATTCAGTAGTAGTAGTTTCGGTCATTTTAGGTGTGTAGGTGGCTGAAAATGCTTGTAAAGCAGGGAAATTGACTCGATGACAGAATTCTCCGAAGGTTTCGTTATTTTGTTGATCCTGTTGGAAGTAAACGAAAATCGGTTCTAAGACCTTTTCTAGATCATCGATCGCCATTTTATCCAAATAGGGGCGCGCTAGTCGAGTTTGATCGGCTGTTCCCCCTAACCAGAGTTGGTAGGAATTGGGAGCGCTACCCACAAATCCTAATTCTGCCATATAGGGACGCGCGCAGCCATTAGGACATCCTGTCATGCGGATGACAAATTCCTCTTTGCTTAATCCTAAGCGATTAAGTAGGGTGCGAATGCGTTCAATCACGCTGGGTAAAATTCTTTCTGACTCAGTAATCGCTAATCCACAGGTGGGCCAAGCGGGACAGGCCATGGCATAACGGGTTAAAGGGTCAATTTCGGCGGGATTGGTGATAATTCCGTGTTCTTTCAGGATCGCCTCGATCGCTTGTTGATCCTGGGGTTCAATTTCGTAGAGAATGATATTATGGTTAGCCGTCAAGCGCATGGGCAACTGAAAACGCTCGATAATCACTTTTAAGGCGGTTTTTAGCTGAAAACTGCCTTCATTTTTGACCCGGCCATTCTCCACAGAAAGACCAAAAAATAATTTTCCGTCTCCCTGTTCATTCCATCCCAAAAAGTCTTGATATTTCCAATCGGGGAGGGGTTGGTAGGGGGCAATTTTTTGGCCGAAATAACCCTCAACAGTGCTGCGGAATTTTTCTACTCCCCATTCTTCGAGGATATATTTCATTCTCGCATGACGACGATCTCCGCGATCGCCGTAATCCCTTTGGGTTGCTACGATCGCTTTTACCAGATCGTACACATCTTCTTTGTCCACATAACCGATCGGATCGGCCATTCTGGGGAAAGTTTCTTCCTTATTGTGGGTCCTTCCCAGTCCACCCCCGGCAAGGATGTTAAAACCCTGTAATTGACCGTTTGCGTCGGTAATCACCACCAAACCGAGGTCATTGGTGTAGATATCGATGGAGTTGTCCCCCGGCACTGTGACACCGATCTTGAACTTACGGGGCATATAATGTTGACCGTAGATCGGTTCGATCGGATCGTTTTTGTTAATGCCATTTGTATCTTTTTGTCTCGATGCCTTGACTTCTGGCGCTTCTTCTGCACTGATCACTTTTTCGCCATCGAGCCAAATTTCGTAGTA
This portion of the Microcystis aeruginosa NIES-2549 genome encodes:
- a CDS encoding quinone oxidoreductase family protein is translated as MLCIVVEKYGPPDQLQLQILPTPTVAPDQVLVKVKYAGVNFVDIYERSGVYSTPLPLIPGKEGVGEIVAMGSGVKAFHIGQRVGFPYMEQGAYGEYIALCADGLVSLPESISDEVAASVLLQGLTALFLSHETFPLNQQHTALIHAAAGGVGFLLVQMAKLRGARVIGTVSSAAKALLAFQAGADKVIRYDRENFVDGVMDFTAGQGVDVVYDSVGLRTFEDSLKALKNRGLLVACGQASGEVPPVALNRLLGCRASERGSFYLTRPVIRHYISDPMALNQQASLLFDYLSLGKIQPPCYQIYSLEQAKEAHYALESRQVTGKLLLKS
- a CDS encoding tetratricopeptide repeat protein, whose translation is MPKLRLIISLLIFFVAGSPPAFSQALLPYAIEPELEQMEQAGIEIAEDAIQLARFRRTDAALSRAKLAVQLAPHLYQTWFILGSLYLQDDQVQPGIEALNQSLSLAPADAHANIKFSLGSAYFQNQDYKSAIAQIEAGLQMKPDISPALFDLGNSYLKLAQYPAAIAAYEKAVSQDKSFWPAINNIGLVKYEQGDKEAALKDWRAALKIDPKQPEPQLAIAVAVYSQGKTEEGIKLAQAALTSDSRYVSLEFLEENLWGKRLLQDTEKMFNHPQMKDFIARLPQPTPEVQEEN
- a CDS encoding efflux RND transporter periplasmic adaptor subunit → MAITVLGKSNRPLFWIFGLMASGFLAVGVVSYRLLQTPPPALELAKMTVPAQRETLAVEIKASGRVEPIQSVNISPKNPGRLVRLLVDQGMIVKKGQTLAVMDNLEVYAQGMQSEAHLREALANLEQAKRSIPEDIRQLQARFYQAQASYKQLEARLAQAKERIPKDLDQLQAQVQAAQSRFRLAENRVKRNENLVREGAIAQDQFDAVLNEYLNAKANLDESIRRLEQADKTASPEVAGIEQEMIGAAAAIAEAKFALEQRQKTQETELARLESSVAAARADLEQIKIQYRDTVITAPFDGIVTQKYATEGSFVTPTTSASSTASATSTSIIALASGLEVIAKVPEVDVGLLQRGQPVRIVADAFPEEVFEGRVILVAPEAIIEDNVTSFEVRIGLVTGRDKLRSKMNVDVTFVGQQLDNALVVPTVAIVTREGKSGVLVPDAENKPSFKPVSIGLVLDDKTQILSGLEAGEKVFIDLPEGAEDTSKTNKKSQ
- a CDS encoding ABC transporter permease translates to MFIIESLKMAVSTLRANKVRSGLTMLGIIIGNASVVAMIGIGQGAQTLANDQFANLGPNTLFVVPGSRQARNTTVNLPKTLVLADAHAIAEQVPTVAEVAPEINARFLISYRNRNMTALVTGSTPEYASVRNFTLEKGRFINNIDLARNKRVTVIGTEVAAQLFPTQNPLGQQLRIKNLSFEVIGILEAKGSFFGNNQDEMLIIPLSTMNSQLVGKTGPYGVELSWISLTARSGEEIRAAKFQIQNLLRLRHKIVAEDDFRVETAKQMIEIFGTITKGLTLLLALIAGISLIVGGIGVMNIMLVSVSERTGEIGLRKAIGAREQDILLQFLIESTLVSIAGGALGILFGAGAIVLVSSFSPLAATVSASAVALSLSVSTGIGLFFGVFPAYRASKLEPIVALRSV
- a CDS encoding NUDIX domain-containing protein, producing MTTYRNPAPTVDIIIELIDSPHRPIVLIERKNPPFGWAIPGGFVDYGESVEKAAIREAYEEISLEVQLIEQFHVYSDPNRDPRQHTISIVFIATAKGKPIAADDAKKVGIFHLWEFPQPLCFDHDRILNDYRRYRDYKIRPTH
- a CDS encoding NAD(P)H-dependent glycerol-3-phosphate dehydrogenase; the protein is MLENAKKITVIGGGIWGQTLANLARRNHLAVRVWSRHTGEDLGAIIADTDVIISAVSIKGVVPTIEQLQQLQLNSSTIIVTATKGLEPITTRTPFHLWNQAFPANPLVVLSGPNLAKEINQGLPAATVVASYVQKAAILLQKLLSGESFRVYLNSDPLGTELGGTLKNVMAIASGVCDGLQLGTNAKSALLTRALPEIIRVGTCLGGCQETFFGLSGLGDLLATCNSPLSRNYQVGYQLALGLSLPEILGKLEGTAEGINTTEVLMRIAQEKNLYVPITCQVDRLLRGEISPQVAVYELMRRDLKAEFD
- a CDS encoding MAE_28990/MAE_18760 family HEPN-like nuclease translates to MFEGLLNNLKDEIKTIRSIINISEKLREIIADNPSQLNTEDLKYLQANAPLGDKWLVNDHCSSITRLYALYENFVENLVGDWIILLPQLYSCYQDLPESVRNKHQTGCATLLGNENKRNRFDSLSERDIIKNLFDTEYKNTTKYNLTSAAFLLHEANLRKDQLTRLLVDAGISATDSWQWIENHKEVKNFIDNNSRGSVENELKNFIELRNNSAHGKEIDTVLNANELLQLCDFVEAICQAMSELVLYCFVDRKKKIGKLQKLGEIVNWYQQKKACAIKISDEPQEPNKRLEVGKKVFLVSENKKICQNAIIESIQINKNGKNTPRRRIPIREIKDSEIGLKFDKEGQRGLEVYLVISE
- a CDS encoding DUF262 domain-containing protein, with the protein product MTISQTKTNPWQKRSRKDVKKLSDNEINEKYEQGERRILLEMNREKLPSFAESLNKPNYVKKRPFYQRRDRWDAQKQSRLIESFLMNIPVPPLILYETSYNSYQVMDGQQRITAIENFYNNKLKLTGLEIWPELEGRTYESLPAKIKDGINRRAISTIVVITESLSDTEEALSLKQLVFERLNTGGVSLSRQEIRNCLYSGKFNELLLKLSENTIFAKAWDIPIDDKEELKKNRFYKKMEDVELILRFFALRDIDKYTGNLSNYLDNYMMKKSLNFSDENIQEFEQVFNQTIELVSNIYQDQLFKPFDSKTKTHKSKAYKVYYDAVMISFSNHLSDYQELITRKSAIIDETISLFTQDSQGITHQDKKLKKGLFTGEGDTKDDFKARIQIFDSLIQRVLKQSI
- the sir gene encoding sulfite reductase, ferredoxin dependent, coding for MVTTPISPTAKVSKVEGIKERSNYLREPLASELLEDTTHFTDAAVQILKFHGSYQQDNRDNRAKGQEKDYQMMLRTRSPGGFIPAQLYLTLDSLSDRYGNGTLRVTTRQGFQLHGILKKNLKATLGEIIRSMGSTLAACGDVNRNITAPPAPYKNRPEYGYAWEYANNIADLLTPQTGAYYEIWLDGEKVISAEEAPEVKASRQKDTNGINKNDPIEPIYGQHYMPRKFKIGVTVPGDNSIDIYTNDLGLVVITDANGQLQGFNILAGGGLGRTHNKEETFPRMADPIGYVDKEDVYDLVKAIVATQRDYGDRGDRRHARMKYILEEWGVEKFRSTVEGYFGQKIAPYQPLPDWKYQDFLGWNEQGDGKLFFGLSVENGRVKNEGSFQLKTALKVIIERFQLPMRLTANHNIILYEIEPQDQQAIEAILKEHGIITNPAEIDPLTRYAMACPAWPTCGLAITESERILPSVIERIRTLLNRLGLSKEEFVIRMTGCPNGCARPYMAELGFVGSAPNSYQLWLGGTADQTRLARPYLDKMAIDDLEKVLEPIFVYFQQDQQNNETFGEFCHRVNFPALQAFSATYTPKMTETTTTESKPKRVRKNQNRVSVPDDMFVRLKEASETEKRPMNQIINEALEAYFSQKS